The proteins below are encoded in one region of Amycolatopsis magusensis:
- a CDS encoding TrmH family RNA methyltransferase, which produces MAHTIHIHDPADPRLDDFRNLSTADRRPDRPGGRGFVIAEGTVVVRRLLESAYPVRALLGVQRRIEELTEELAPAEVPAYVTPAETMADVVGFHLNRGVLAVADRAPQPDARELVARARKLAVLEGVGDHENLGSIFRNAAALGIDGVLIGPGCADPLYRRSVRVSMGNVLRVPFARLEPWPDGLGLLRDHGFRVAALTPRPGSVDLRELRAPALERVAVLVGSEGPGLTEEALAAADLAVRIPMAEGVDSLNVATAAAVAFYELGGAR; this is translated from the coding sequence GTGGCGCACACCATTCACATCCATGACCCGGCAGATCCCCGGTTGGACGACTTTCGAAACCTTTCGACCGCGGATCGGCGGCCGGATCGCCCCGGTGGCCGCGGTTTCGTGATCGCCGAGGGCACGGTGGTGGTGCGACGGCTGCTCGAATCCGCTTACCCGGTACGGGCGTTGCTCGGTGTTCAGCGACGGATCGAGGAGTTGACCGAGGAACTGGCGCCCGCCGAGGTGCCCGCGTACGTCACACCGGCGGAAACGATGGCCGACGTGGTCGGGTTCCACCTCAACCGCGGGGTGCTCGCGGTCGCGGACCGGGCACCGCAGCCGGACGCGCGTGAACTCGTCGCGCGGGCGCGGAAACTGGCGGTGCTCGAAGGCGTCGGCGATCACGAGAACCTGGGCTCGATCTTCCGCAACGCGGCGGCGCTGGGCATCGACGGCGTGCTGATCGGGCCGGGGTGCGCCGATCCGCTGTACCGCCGCAGCGTGCGGGTGTCCATGGGCAACGTGCTGCGGGTGCCGTTCGCGCGGCTGGAGCCGTGGCCGGACGGGCTGGGCCTGCTGCGGGACCACGGCTTCCGCGTGGCCGCGCTGACCCCGCGACCGGGCTCGGTGGACCTGCGTGAACTGCGGGCCCCGGCACTTGAGCGGGTGGCTGTGCTGGTCGGTTCCGAGGGGCCGGGACTGACCGAAGAAGCACTGGCCGCGGCCGATCTGGCGGTCCGGATCCCGATGGCCGAGGGCGTCGACTCGCTCAACGTGGCCACCGCCGCCGCCGTCGCGTTCTACGAACTCGGTGGCGCTCGGTAG
- a CDS encoding glutamate-cysteine ligase family protein, producing MGKDVSADPFNPRDRGRYRRKVQRCLDTLARMLSDGSFSFPRKHIGLEVELNLVDGKMRPAMTNAAVLEALDDPSFTTELGQHNIELNVPPRPLAGDSALELEDELRSYLTRAGAKAREKHSHLAPIGILPTLTHDHFDEKWLTPNARYSLLNDQIFAARGEQTVLSIEGTALPGQQAERLRSYAESILPEAACTSVQLHLQVSPEEFAPHWNAAQCLAGVQVALGANSPFLLGKALWHETRIPLFLQATDTRPDELKNQGVRPRVWFGERWITSIFDLFEENVRYFPGLLPETDAEDPVEALESGQAPKLSELRLHNGTVWRWNRPVYDVVDGKPHLRVENRVLPAGPTVLDTMANAAFFYGAQRALAEADRPVWTQMSFQAAEENLYAGARSGLDAQLYWPGIGWIPPDELVLRILLPLAHEGLRQSEVSDVARERYLGVIEQRCLTRRTGARWQREHVQRAEERGADRDTALASMLARYLELAQTEEPVHAWPGD from the coding sequence ATGGGCAAGGACGTGTCAGCGGACCCGTTCAACCCCCGCGACCGCGGGCGCTACCGGCGGAAAGTCCAGCGCTGCTTGGACACCCTCGCGCGAATGCTCTCGGACGGGAGTTTTTCCTTCCCCCGCAAGCACATCGGGCTTGAAGTCGAACTGAACCTGGTGGACGGCAAGATGCGCCCGGCGATGACCAACGCCGCGGTGCTCGAAGCGCTGGACGACCCGTCGTTCACCACGGAACTGGGCCAGCACAACATCGAACTCAACGTGCCGCCGCGGCCGCTGGCCGGGGATTCCGCGCTGGAACTGGAAGACGAGCTGCGGTCGTACCTCACCAGGGCCGGTGCCAAGGCCCGCGAGAAGCACTCGCACCTAGCGCCGATCGGCATCCTGCCGACGCTGACGCACGACCACTTCGACGAGAAGTGGCTCACGCCGAACGCGCGTTATTCCTTGCTGAACGACCAGATCTTCGCCGCGCGCGGCGAGCAGACCGTGCTGTCGATCGAGGGCACCGCGCTGCCGGGGCAGCAGGCCGAGCGACTGCGCAGTTACGCCGAGTCGATCCTGCCCGAGGCCGCGTGCACCTCGGTCCAGTTGCACCTGCAGGTCTCACCGGAGGAGTTCGCCCCGCACTGGAACGCCGCGCAGTGCCTGGCGGGCGTGCAGGTCGCGCTCGGCGCGAACTCGCCGTTCCTGCTGGGCAAGGCGCTGTGGCACGAAACGCGGATCCCGTTGTTCCTCCAGGCCACCGACACGCGGCCGGATGAGCTGAAGAACCAGGGCGTGCGGCCGCGGGTGTGGTTCGGCGAGCGCTGGATCACCTCGATCTTCGACCTGTTCGAGGAGAACGTCCGCTACTTCCCCGGGCTGCTGCCGGAAACGGATGCCGAGGATCCGGTCGAGGCGCTGGAATCCGGGCAGGCGCCGAAGCTGAGCGAACTGCGCCTGCACAACGGCACGGTCTGGCGCTGGAACCGGCCGGTCTACGACGTGGTCGACGGGAAACCCCACCTGCGCGTGGAAAACCGGGTGCTGCCCGCCGGGCCGACGGTGCTCGACACGATGGCCAACGCGGCGTTCTTCTACGGCGCCCAGCGCGCACTGGCCGAAGCGGACCGCCCGGTCTGGACGCAGATGTCCTTCCAGGCAGCCGAAGAGAACCTGTACGCGGGTGCCAGGAGCGGGCTCGACGCCCAGCTGTACTGGCCGGGCATCGGCTGGATCCCGCCGGACGAACTGGTGCTGCGCATCCTGCTCCCGCTCGCGCACGAGGGGCTGCGGCAGTCGGAAGTGTCCGATGTGGCCAGAGAGCGGTACCTCGGGGTGATCGAACAGCGCTGCCTGACCCGGCGCACCGGTGCCCGCTGGCAACGCGAACACGTGCAGCGCGCCGAGGAACGCGGAGCCGACCGGGACACCGCGCTGGCCAGCATGCTCGCGCGCTACCTCGAACTGGCGCAGACCGAAGAACCGGTACACGCCTGGCCCGGCGACTAG
- a CDS encoding TetR/AcrR family transcriptional regulator, with translation MPKIIGGSLNAHREQVRARVFTALRNQLYERGFDAITLAGVAAEAELGRTAMYNHFPDKESLLVAFVEEEAAQYVRRLEAAVDAASDPVDQLAVFVRLQLRALSEYHLPPGGALATTLGPASYRRIAAHADPITERLRTILTDGMAAGRLPEEDPDILIPMITSALASRQIIDVPAEQLDAAIAGAVRFILRAVGVKTGK, from the coding sequence ATGCCCAAGATCATCGGCGGCTCGCTGAACGCCCACCGCGAGCAGGTGCGTGCCCGGGTGTTCACCGCCCTGCGCAACCAGCTCTACGAGCGCGGCTTCGACGCGATCACGCTGGCCGGGGTGGCCGCCGAGGCCGAGCTGGGCCGCACGGCCATGTACAACCACTTCCCCGACAAGGAGAGCCTGCTCGTCGCCTTCGTCGAGGAGGAGGCCGCGCAGTACGTGCGGCGCCTGGAAGCCGCGGTGGACGCGGCCAGCGACCCGGTGGACCAGCTGGCGGTGTTCGTCCGGCTGCAGTTGCGCGCGCTGTCCGAGTACCACCTGCCCCCGGGCGGCGCGCTGGCCACCACGCTCGGCCCGGCGTCCTACCGGCGCATCGCCGCGCACGCCGACCCGATCACCGAGCGGCTGCGCACGATCCTCACCGATGGCATGGCGGCCGGGCGGCTGCCGGAGGAGGATCCCGACATCCTCATCCCGATGATCACCTCCGCGCTGGCCAGCCGCCAGATCATCGACGTGCCCGCCGAGCAGCTGGACGCCGCGATCGCCGGTGCCGTGCGGTTCATCCTGCGCGCGGTCGGGGTGAAGACCGGTAAATAA
- a CDS encoding biliverdin-producing heme oxygenase, with the protein MAALVTEELALRPFSESLRGSTKAVHERAHHSSYMDALLSGSLTLEGYGLLAAQYFFIYRALEQVTDAMAGDPVGGDFVIDELRRLPALEADLAFLLGEDWADKIEPVPATTAYVNRLGRMADWPGGYVAHHYTRYLGDLAGGQVVRALLKKTYGVTGPGALFYDFESAGSPSAFRKRYRALLDAAPWGVEERRRIIDETLLAFELNIAVLADLADATGLESA; encoded by the coding sequence ATGGCAGCACTGGTGACCGAGGAACTGGCCCTGCGCCCGTTCTCCGAATCCCTCCGCGGCTCGACCAAGGCCGTGCACGAGCGCGCCCACCACTCCAGCTACATGGACGCCCTGCTCAGCGGCTCGCTCACGCTGGAGGGCTACGGCCTGCTCGCCGCCCAGTACTTCTTCATCTACCGCGCGCTGGAGCAGGTCACCGACGCCATGGCGGGCGACCCGGTCGGCGGCGACTTCGTCATCGACGAGCTGCGCCGGCTGCCCGCGCTCGAGGCCGACCTGGCGTTCCTGCTGGGCGAGGACTGGGCCGACAAGATCGAGCCGGTGCCCGCGACCACCGCCTACGTCAACCGGCTCGGCCGGATGGCCGACTGGCCGGGCGGGTACGTCGCCCACCACTACACCCGCTACCTCGGCGACCTCGCCGGCGGCCAGGTGGTGCGCGCGCTGCTCAAGAAGACCTACGGCGTCACCGGTCCCGGCGCGCTGTTCTACGACTTCGAGAGCGCCGGCAGCCCCAGCGCGTTCCGCAAGCGCTACCGCGCCCTGCTGGACGCGGCGCCGTGGGGCGTCGAGGAACGGCGGCGGATCATCGACGAGACGCTGCTCGCCTTCGAGCTCAACATCGCCGTGCTCGCCGACCTGGCCGACGCGACCGGGCTCGAGTCGGCCTGA
- a CDS encoding superoxide dismutase, translating to MARYELPDLDYDYGALAPHISGEINELHHSKHHATYVKGANDTLDKLAAAREADDFGSIVGLETTLAFNLAGHANHVVWWKILSPEGGDKPTGELAAAIDEAFGSFDKFKAQFTAVSTTIQGNGWGALSWDPIGKTLITQQLKDHHNNLILPTTPILLVDVWEHAFYLDYKNVKPDYVKALWNIFNWAEISKRFDNAVAGGNGLLLS from the coding sequence ATGGCCCGCTACGAGCTTCCCGACCTCGACTACGACTACGGCGCCCTCGCCCCGCACATCTCCGGCGAGATCAACGAGCTGCACCACAGCAAGCACCACGCGACCTACGTCAAGGGCGCGAACGACACGCTGGACAAGCTCGCGGCCGCCCGTGAAGCCGACGACTTCGGCTCCATCGTCGGGCTCGAGACCACGCTGGCCTTCAACCTGGCCGGGCACGCCAACCACGTGGTGTGGTGGAAGATCCTGTCGCCGGAAGGCGGCGACAAGCCGACCGGCGAGCTGGCCGCCGCCATCGACGAGGCGTTCGGTTCGTTCGACAAGTTCAAGGCGCAGTTCACCGCCGTGTCCACCACGATCCAGGGCAACGGCTGGGGCGCGCTCTCCTGGGACCCGATCGGCAAGACGCTGATCACCCAGCAGCTGAAGGACCACCACAACAACCTGATCCTGCCGACCACGCCGATCCTGCTGGTCGACGTCTGGGAGCACGCGTTCTACCTGGACTACAAGAACGTGAAGCCGGACTACGTCAAGGCGCTGTGGAACATCTTCAACTGGGCCGAGATCAGCAAGCGGTTCGACAACGCCGTTGCCGGTGGCAACGGCCTGCTGCTTTCCTGA
- a CDS encoding MFS transporter, producing MFFSGQVISNIGTWMQRIAQDWLVFTLSGNDPVALGIAVGLQFTPILFLSLWAGVLADRADKRKLLIGLQAVAGTQALVLGILDITGVVEMWHVFVLCFVLGCVAAMEVPTRQSFVAEMVGREHVANAVALNSTIFNMARIVGPAIAGFVIVWVGTGWLFLANAVSTLAVLAGLLLMNPDKLFRGPRVERAKGQLREGLRYVRRRPDLMTVMVLVFFVSTFGITFFTSLAIVAANVFGTEADGYGLLSTLLAVGTFTGALMSARRGSRGRPRVRVLLLSALALGLLEVVTGYMPTYFAFGIALIPLGYATITFLNTANALVQTAVSPQMRGRVMGLYVLVLVGGNPIGAPMTGWMAEAFGGRSPFIIGGAISAFAALVCAVILVRRGGVSLPRRRFPGLRVLDRRA from the coding sequence CTGTTCTTCAGCGGCCAGGTGATCTCCAACATCGGCACCTGGATGCAGCGCATCGCGCAGGACTGGCTGGTGTTCACCCTCAGCGGCAACGACCCGGTCGCCCTGGGCATCGCGGTGGGCCTGCAGTTCACCCCGATCCTGTTCCTCTCGCTGTGGGCCGGGGTGCTCGCCGACCGCGCGGACAAGCGCAAGCTGCTGATCGGCCTGCAGGCCGTGGCCGGCACGCAGGCGCTGGTGCTCGGCATCCTGGACATCACCGGCGTGGTCGAGATGTGGCACGTGTTCGTGCTGTGCTTCGTGCTCGGCTGCGTGGCCGCGATGGAGGTGCCGACGCGGCAGTCGTTCGTGGCCGAGATGGTCGGCCGCGAGCACGTGGCGAACGCGGTCGCGCTGAACTCCACGATCTTCAACATGGCGCGGATCGTCGGACCGGCGATCGCCGGTTTCGTGATCGTCTGGGTGGGCACCGGCTGGCTGTTCCTGGCGAACGCGGTGAGCACGCTGGCCGTGCTCGCCGGGCTGCTGCTGATGAACCCCGACAAGCTCTTCCGCGGGCCGCGGGTGGAACGCGCGAAGGGGCAGCTGCGGGAGGGCCTGCGGTACGTGCGGCGGCGGCCCGACCTGATGACCGTGATGGTGCTGGTGTTCTTCGTCAGCACCTTCGGCATCACCTTCTTCACCTCGCTGGCGATCGTGGCGGCCAACGTGTTCGGCACCGAGGCCGACGGCTACGGCCTGCTGTCCACGCTGCTCGCGGTCGGCACCTTCACCGGGGCGCTGATGTCGGCCAGACGGGGTTCACGCGGACGCCCGCGCGTGCGGGTGCTGCTGCTCTCCGCCCTCGCGCTCGGTCTCCTGGAGGTCGTCACCGGGTACATGCCGACCTACTTCGCCTTCGGCATCGCGCTGATCCCGCTCGGCTACGCCACCATCACCTTCCTGAACACGGCGAACGCGCTGGTGCAGACCGCGGTCAGCCCGCAGATGCGCGGGCGCGTGATGGGGCTGTACGTGCTGGTGCTGGTCGGCGGCAACCCGATCGGCGCGCCGATGACCGGCTGGATGGCCGAGGCGTTCGGCGGCCGGTCGCCGTTCATCATCGGCGGCGCGATCTCGGCGTTCGCCGCGCTGGTGTGCGCGGTGATCCTGGTGCGCCGCGGTGGGGTGAGCCTGCCGCGGCGGCGCTTCCCCGGGCTGCGCGTGCTGGACCGGCGCGCTTAG
- a CDS encoding MarR family winged helix-turn-helix transcriptional regulator: MPDSVQDRSLASRLRLSVVRLNRRLRAQSATETISLTQISALSTLHKCGALTPGQLAAKEGVQPPSMTRVIAALEELGHVERRPHPTDGRQAIVELSETGLAYIRQTISVREAWLDAQLAELSGEEREVLSHAAEIIDRMAGN, from the coding sequence ATGCCCGACAGTGTGCAGGACCGGTCGCTCGCGAGCCGCCTGCGCCTGTCCGTCGTCCGGTTGAACCGGCGGCTCCGGGCGCAGAGCGCGACCGAGACGATCTCGCTCACCCAGATCTCGGCGCTGTCCACGCTGCACAAGTGCGGGGCGCTGACCCCGGGGCAGTTGGCGGCCAAGGAGGGCGTGCAGCCCCCGTCGATGACCAGGGTGATCGCGGCGCTCGAGGAGCTCGGGCACGTCGAACGGCGGCCGCACCCCACCGATGGCAGGCAGGCCATCGTGGAGCTGTCGGAGACCGGGCTGGCCTACATCCGGCAGACCATCTCCGTGCGGGAGGCCTGGCTGGACGCGCAGTTGGCGGAACTGAGCGGCGAGGAGCGCGAAGTGCTCTCCCACGCCGCCGAGATCATCGACAGGATGGCGGGGAACTAA
- a CDS encoding NCS2 family permease, with product MKQRIDGFFKISERGSTPGREIRGGVVTFVTMAYIVVLNPLILGSFSAEDAGAHKDAFGAILPVGQVAAVTALVAGVMTILFGLVANYPFAIATGLGVNSLVAVTIAPQMSWQAAMGLVVVNGLVVLLLVVTGVRTMVFNAVPAPLKAAIAVGIGLFICLIGLVDAGFVRRVPDAAKTTVPVGLGIDGSIASWPTAVFVFGLVFTGILVAKKVRGAILIGVLTATVLSIALEAIVDAGPSQGTNPRGWNLGYPGLPDNVLGVPDLSLVGEFNFDAWVQIPAISAALLVFTLVLTDFFDTIGTMTGLGKEADLIDKDGQLPGVGKALFVDSAAAIAGGAASSSSNTVFVESASGIAEGARTGLANVVTGLLFLIAMFFTPLYEVVPVEAAAPALVIVGALMIRQVTEIDFGDFSIALPAFLTIAVMPFTYSIANGIGAGFVSYVLIQVAIGKARRVHPLMWVVAVAFVLYFALGPIRAALA from the coding sequence ATGAAGCAGAGGATCGATGGCTTCTTCAAGATCAGCGAACGCGGCTCCACCCCGGGCCGCGAGATCCGTGGCGGCGTGGTCACGTTCGTCACGATGGCCTACATCGTGGTGCTCAACCCGCTGATCCTCGGCAGTTTCTCCGCCGAAGACGCCGGCGCGCACAAGGACGCCTTCGGCGCCATCCTCCCGGTCGGGCAGGTCGCCGCGGTGACCGCGCTGGTGGCCGGGGTGATGACCATCCTCTTCGGACTGGTGGCGAACTACCCGTTCGCCATCGCCACCGGCCTCGGGGTGAACTCGCTGGTCGCGGTCACCATCGCCCCGCAGATGAGCTGGCAGGCCGCGATGGGCCTGGTGGTGGTCAACGGCCTCGTGGTGCTGCTGCTGGTGGTGACCGGGGTGCGGACGATGGTGTTCAACGCGGTGCCCGCCCCGCTCAAGGCCGCCATCGCCGTCGGCATCGGCCTGTTCATCTGCCTGATCGGCCTGGTCGACGCCGGGTTCGTGCGGCGGGTGCCGGACGCGGCGAAGACCACCGTGCCGGTCGGGCTCGGCATCGACGGTTCCATCGCCTCCTGGCCCACCGCGGTCTTCGTGTTCGGCCTGGTGTTCACCGGCATCCTGGTGGCCAAGAAGGTGCGCGGCGCGATCCTGATCGGCGTGCTGACCGCGACCGTGCTCTCCATCGCGCTGGAGGCCATCGTCGACGCCGGGCCGTCGCAGGGTACCAACCCGCGCGGCTGGAACCTCGGTTACCCGGGCCTGCCGGACAACGTGCTCGGCGTGCCGGACCTGTCGCTGGTCGGCGAGTTCAACTTCGACGCCTGGGTGCAGATCCCGGCGATCTCCGCCGCGCTGCTGGTGTTCACCCTGGTGCTGACCGACTTCTTCGACACCATCGGCACGATGACCGGCCTGGGCAAGGAAGCGGACCTGATCGACAAGGACGGCCAGCTGCCGGGCGTGGGCAAGGCGCTGTTCGTGGACAGCGCCGCGGCCATCGCCGGGGGAGCGGCCTCGTCCAGCTCCAACACCGTCTTCGTGGAGTCGGCGTCGGGCATCGCCGAGGGCGCGCGGACCGGGCTGGCGAACGTGGTGACCGGCCTGCTCTTCCTGATCGCCATGTTCTTCACCCCGCTGTACGAGGTGGTGCCGGTGGAGGCCGCCGCGCCCGCGCTGGTGATCGTCGGCGCGCTGATGATCCGGCAGGTCACCGAGATCGACTTCGGCGACTTCTCCATCGCCCTGCCCGCGTTCCTGACCATCGCGGTGATGCCGTTCACCTACTCCATCGCCAACGGCATCGGCGCCGGGTTCGTCAGCTACGTGCTGATCCAGGTCGCCATCGGCAAGGCCCGCCGGGTGCACCCGCTGATGTGGGTGGTCGCGGTCGCGTTCGTGCTCTACTTCGCCCTCGGCCCGATCCGGGCGGCGCTGGCCTGA
- a CDS encoding DUF2530 domain-containing protein, with protein sequence MAESINSGGVKSGFQHTPELPERWIALWPVVVAGTGLWALAFLVLLVLKLVNGAASDVWLWTCVAGVGLGFVGLGIMTWQRAAFRRGSKSAQRAT encoded by the coding sequence GTGGCCGAATCGATCAATTCCGGCGGGGTAAAGAGCGGGTTTCAGCACACTCCGGAGCTACCGGAGCGCTGGATCGCGCTCTGGCCCGTGGTGGTCGCCGGCACCGGGCTGTGGGCGCTGGCCTTCCTGGTGCTGCTCGTGTTGAAGCTGGTCAACGGCGCCGCCTCGGACGTGTGGCTGTGGACCTGCGTGGCCGGCGTCGGCCTCGGCTTCGTCGGCCTCGGCATCATGACCTGGCAACGCGCCGCCTTCCGCCGCGGCTCCAAATCCGCCCAACGCGCCACCTGA
- a CDS encoding sacsin N-terminal ATP-binding-like domain-containing protein: MTSPSDPFGTESIRTPVLTAWRDSPTRFTEDTNTERDLRVGGYRDRLFVELAQNAADAAKLGGRPGTLRVSLVDGELRVANTGAPLDAPGVASLASLRASSKGAGLVGQFGVGFAAVLTVTDEPRVVSRPGGIRFSAAQTRAEAGREGEVPVLRLPWPTEPDEPPLPSGFDTEVRLPLRSDVDGPALLAELDSAAEDLLLALPWLNRVELDGRVWLRSEVAGALVITAPDGKTRRWLTHGSLDIDCVWAVQVLASGEPIPLESSVLHAPTPTDERLSLPARLIAAIPIEPSRRRVLPGPGVRPALVAAAAAYPGLVRKMHAEYRPALVPAATFPLSEVDTTLREMITTRLREDAWLPAAEGDDLTGGRARVLSAESPKLVKLLAEAVPGLIALSGPKVQRALAPVGVEPISLAQVIEQITGIARDPSWWRELYDQLLPLLEAHTVSADELGGLPVPLVDGRTLPGPRGSLLFGAADDLLELLAEAGIGGLRLVHPDAAHPLLERLGAKQAEARDLLESPALRDAVERGAEGSDVVPLAGAVLRLAYEAPVDWLGSLVLPAEHGWRRAEELVLPSSPLLKVFDADAIGEDAPLDVLDADFAEDWPADVLTGAGVLDTFVLQDDEDEPEVRDLDLVADDRWPDALRLLAARPNTWRVLARPDSRTARWLAVHAELGGRAPAEWRMPSATTLAGLYDPVPDVDLPDEVLIAAGVRTTLGITDADDVAELMDRLADASREVSPGLAARAHTVLADAEFADDYVPSRVRALDGSVCDAEDAVVLDTPWPLGVLPASRVVAALPGAERAARLADLLDLPLAAEKVAEVRVDSEGELIPWRELAAVVVVADLLGLELPEGGVHMHEELTVAHGDASVAVPWWFDGGLHAADTSEGLARALAWAMDRWDDRHTITAFLDEPTAESLHA; the protein is encoded by the coding sequence GTGACAAGTCCGAGTGACCCCTTCGGCACCGAGAGCATCCGCACCCCCGTACTGACCGCCTGGCGAGATTCGCCGACGAGGTTCACCGAGGACACGAACACCGAGCGCGACCTGCGCGTCGGTGGCTACCGGGACCGCCTGTTCGTCGAACTGGCGCAGAACGCCGCCGACGCCGCCAAGCTGGGCGGCAGGCCCGGCACGCTCCGGGTGTCCCTTGTGGACGGTGAGCTGCGGGTGGCCAACACCGGTGCGCCGCTGGACGCGCCCGGGGTGGCCTCGCTGGCTTCGCTGCGGGCGTCGTCCAAGGGCGCGGGCCTGGTCGGGCAGTTCGGCGTCGGCTTCGCGGCCGTGCTGACCGTGACCGACGAGCCGCGCGTGGTCTCCAGGCCGGGCGGGATCCGGTTCTCCGCCGCGCAGACGCGTGCCGAAGCCGGTCGTGAGGGCGAGGTGCCGGTGCTCCGGCTGCCGTGGCCCACCGAGCCGGACGAGCCGCCGCTGCCCTCGGGCTTCGACACCGAGGTCCGCCTGCCCCTTCGGTCCGATGTGGACGGTCCGGCGCTGCTGGCGGAGCTGGACTCCGCCGCCGAGGACCTGCTGCTCGCCCTGCCGTGGCTGAACCGCGTGGAACTCGACGGCCGGGTGTGGCTGCGGTCCGAGGTCGCCGGGGCGCTGGTGATCACCGCGCCCGACGGCAAGACCCGCCGCTGGCTGACGCACGGCTCGCTGGACATCGACTGCGTCTGGGCGGTGCAGGTGCTCGCCTCGGGCGAGCCGATCCCGCTGGAGTCGAGCGTGCTGCACGCGCCGACGCCCACCGACGAGCGGCTGTCCCTGCCCGCGCGCCTGATCGCGGCGATCCCGATCGAGCCGTCGCGGCGCCGGGTGCTGCCCGGGCCGGGCGTGCGACCGGCGCTGGTGGCCGCCGCGGCCGCGTACCCGGGGCTGGTGCGGAAGATGCACGCGGAGTACCGGCCGGCGCTGGTGCCTGCCGCCACCTTCCCACTGTCCGAAGTGGACACGACGCTGCGGGAAATGATCACCACGCGGCTGCGTGAGGACGCCTGGCTCCCCGCGGCCGAGGGCGACGACCTGACCGGCGGCCGGGCTCGCGTGCTCTCCGCCGAGTCGCCGAAGCTGGTGAAACTGCTGGCCGAAGCCGTGCCGGGGCTGATCGCGCTGTCCGGGCCGAAGGTGCAGCGCGCCCTCGCGCCGGTCGGGGTGGAGCCGATCTCCCTCGCGCAGGTGATCGAGCAGATCACCGGCATCGCGCGTGATCCGTCGTGGTGGCGCGAGCTGTACGACCAGCTGCTGCCGTTGCTCGAAGCGCACACGGTGTCCGCCGACGAGCTCGGCGGGCTGCCGGTGCCGCTGGTCGACGGCCGCACGCTGCCCGGTCCACGCGGCTCGCTGCTCTTCGGTGCCGCCGATGATCTGCTCGAACTGCTCGCCGAGGCCGGAATCGGCGGTCTGCGGCTGGTGCACCCCGACGCCGCGCACCCGCTGCTGGAACGTTTGGGTGCCAAGCAAGCCGAAGCCCGCGACCTGCTGGAGTCGCCCGCCCTGCGGGACGCCGTCGAGCGGGGAGCCGAGGGCTCGGACGTGGTGCCGCTGGCCGGGGCCGTGCTGCGACTGGCCTACGAGGCACCGGTCGACTGGCTGGGTTCGCTCGTGCTGCCCGCCGAGCACGGCTGGCGCCGGGCCGAGGAACTGGTGCTGCCGAGTTCGCCGTTGCTCAAGGTCTTCGACGCCGACGCGATCGGTGAGGACGCCCCGCTGGACGTGCTCGACGCCGACTTCGCCGAGGACTGGCCGGCCGACGTGCTCACCGGCGCGGGCGTGCTGGACACCTTCGTGCTGCAGGACGACGAGGACGAGCCGGAGGTCCGCGACCTCGACCTGGTCGCCGACGACCGCTGGCCGGACGCGCTGCGCCTGCTCGCCGCGCGGCCGAACACCTGGCGCGTGCTGGCCCGGCCGGACAGCCGGACCGCGCGGTGGCTCGCCGTGCACGCCGAACTGGGCGGGCGCGCGCCCGCGGAATGGCGGATGCCGTCCGCGACCACGCTCGCCGGGCTCTACGACCCGGTGCCGGACGTGGACCTGCCGGACGAGGTGCTGATCGCCGCCGGGGTGCGCACGACGCTGGGCATCACCGACGCCGACGACGTCGCCGAGCTGATGGACCGGCTCGCGGACGCCTCGCGCGAGGTCTCCCCGGGCTTGGCGGCCCGCGCGCACACGGTGTTGGCGGACGCCGAATTCGCGGATGACTACGTGCCTTCGCGCGTGCGGGCCCTGGACGGTTCGGTGTGCGACGCTGAGGACGCCGTGGTGCTGGACACGCCGTGGCCGCTCGGGGTGCTGCCCGCGTCCCGGGTGGTCGCCGCGCTACCGGGGGCCGAACGGGCGGCGCGCTTGGCCGACCTGCTCGACCTGCCGCTCGCCGCGGAGAAGGTCGCCGAGGTGCGGGTCGACAGCGAAGGCGAGCTGATCCCGTGGCGGGAACTGGCCGCCGTGGTGGTGGTCGCCGACCTGCTCGGGCTGGAACTGCCCGAGGGCGGGGTGCACATGCACGAGGAACTGACCGTGGCCCACGGCGACGCCTCGGTGGCCGTCCCGTGGTGGTTCGACGGCGGCCTGCACGCGGCCGACACCTCGGAAGGCCTGGCCCGGGCACTCGCCTGGGCGATGGACCGCTGGGACGACCGGCACACCATCACCGCCTTCCTGGACGAACCGACGGCGGAAAGCCTGCACGCCTAA